A window of Rhododendron vialii isolate Sample 1 chromosome 13a, ASM3025357v1 contains these coding sequences:
- the LOC131314784 gene encoding zinc finger protein ZAT12-like, whose protein sequence is MTVLKRSREQDGDVEALAMANSLMLLSRVGAAPGRVFACKTCNREFPSFQALGGHRASHKKPRLTAADGDFLHSQTTPEKPKAHECSICGLEFAIGQALGGHMRRHRPAAASDDGQAMGRPVVEKSVGSEKGNMFLDLNLTLAPMWLIA, encoded by the coding sequence ATGACTGTACTGAAAAGAAGCAGAGAACAAGACGGGGACGTGGAGGCACTGGCCATGGCCAACAGCCTCATGCTCCTCTCACGAGTCGGCGCCGCCCCCGGCCGCGTCTTCGCCTGCAAGACGTGCAACCGGGAGTTCCCGTCGTTCCAAGCCCTCGGCGGCCACAGGGCCAGCCACAAGAAGCCGAGGTTGACAGCGGCGGATGGGGACTTCCTCCACTCTCAGACGACGCCGGAGAAGCCGAAGGCGCACGAGTGCTCTATCTGCGGGCTGGAGTTCGCGATAGGGCAGGCACTCGGGGGGCACATGAGGAGGCACCGTCCGGCAGCCGCCAGCGACGACGGGCAGGCGATGGGCCGGCCCGTGGTGGAGAAGTCGGTTGGTAGCGAAAAGGGAAATATGTtcttggatttgaatttgacaCTGGCCCCGATGTGGTTGATTGCTTGA